The following proteins are co-located in the Fimbriiglobus ruber genome:
- a CDS encoding EF-hand domain-containing protein: MTRLLAIVTILAAAERVSAAAPLTAPSPRSTAPLELVLFGDGKAARVQIRVEVDGKPVSAIWDQTFARLHAYFDRNADGVLDTTEAALLPSTIALRHAMSSGFTPPVGASPAFADLDGDSDGKVTPAELARFYRRAGAGNAHIGVGRLPVSAELTDALLKHLDTNGDGKVTEKEWLAAADVLKKLDKNDDELIGVGELVPKAVYPGAAGTTLLTPPSADRPIPEALAKVPMILLPTDAGDVHWAATVVGRLDRDGDGHLTAAEAGFDTATFARLDADHDGKLTAAELTAWRDQEPDGRWIVRLNGPKTGVDRFVFAGQRLRFEGWATAGKMPEATATARRQMTALLTSAADDGDGMEITRPRRGSLSWLTPLADRDGDKKLDRKELDAWLDLQDQISSGQVLLTVLDGGTGLFELLDTNHDGALSVRELRRAWKNLQAVGCLTDGALDRNKLPRSLLAAASRGYPESFGTDLRGGPSWFRAMDRNGDGDVSRREFTGPPNVFDKLDTDGDGLIDTDEANKAPGRK; encoded by the coding sequence GTGACCCGCCTGCTCGCCATCGTCACGATCCTCGCCGCGGCGGAACGTGTGTCCGCCGCGGCCCCGCTTACCGCGCCGTCGCCGCGGTCCACAGCCCCGCTGGAACTCGTCCTGTTCGGGGACGGCAAAGCGGCCCGCGTGCAAATCCGCGTCGAGGTCGACGGCAAACCTGTTTCCGCGATCTGGGACCAGACGTTTGCCCGTCTGCACGCCTACTTCGATCGGAACGCGGACGGTGTTCTCGATACCACGGAAGCAGCCCTTTTGCCGTCCACCATCGCCCTCCGCCACGCGATGAGCAGCGGGTTTACGCCCCCGGTCGGGGCGTCGCCCGCGTTCGCCGATCTGGACGGTGACAGCGACGGCAAGGTTACGCCTGCCGAACTGGCCCGTTTCTACCGGAGGGCCGGTGCCGGGAATGCCCACATCGGAGTCGGCCGGTTGCCCGTGAGCGCGGAACTGACGGACGCGCTCCTCAAGCACCTGGACACGAACGGCGACGGCAAAGTCACCGAGAAGGAATGGCTGGCCGCTGCCGACGTATTGAAAAAACTGGACAAGAACGACGACGAACTGATCGGCGTCGGCGAACTCGTTCCGAAAGCCGTTTACCCTGGGGCCGCCGGGACGACTCTACTTACGCCGCCGTCGGCCGACAGGCCGATTCCCGAGGCGCTGGCCAAGGTGCCAATGATCTTGCTGCCCACCGATGCCGGCGATGTTCATTGGGCCGCAACCGTCGTCGGCCGGTTGGACCGCGACGGTGATGGCCACCTCACGGCCGCGGAAGCTGGTTTCGACACGGCCACATTCGCCCGGCTCGATGCCGATCACGACGGAAAACTCACAGCCGCGGAACTGACTGCATGGCGTGACCAGGAGCCTGACGGCCGGTGGATCGTCCGGCTGAACGGGCCGAAAACGGGTGTGGACCGCTTCGTTTTTGCCGGCCAGCGTTTGCGCTTCGAGGGCTGGGCAACGGCCGGCAAGATGCCGGAGGCGACTGCGACCGCCCGCCGGCAGATGACGGCATTGTTGACCAGCGCGGCCGACGACGGCGACGGGATGGAAATCACCCGCCCGCGGCGCGGCAGCCTGTCGTGGCTCACGCCGCTGGCCGACCGCGATGGCGACAAGAAACTCGACCGAAAAGAACTCGACGCCTGGCTCGACCTCCAGGACCAGATCTCGTCGGGCCAGGTTCTGCTAACAGTCCTCGACGGCGGCACCGGATTGTTCGAGTTGTTGGATACCAACCACGACGGGGCATTGTCGGTCCGGGAACTCCGCCGCGCGTGGAAGAACCTCCAGGCCGTCGGTTGCCTGACGGACGGAGCCCTGGACAGAAACAAGCTCCCGCGATCGCTCCTGGCCGCAGCCAGCCGCGGCTACCCGGAGTCATTCGGAACCGACCTCCGCGGCGGCCCATCCTGGTTCCGCGCAATGGACCGGAACGGCGACGGTGATGTGTCGCGACGGGAGTTCACCGGCCCGCCCAACGTGTTCGACAAACTGGATACCGACGGCGACGGGTTGATCGACACGGACGAGGCGAACAAGGCACCGGGCCGGAAATAA
- a CDS encoding DUF1501 domain-containing protein, with product MSGSFRLSRRDWLRLAAVGAVGVSQSGWLQALAANTAGAPKRHKSVILLWLNGGPATIDLWDLKPGHENGGPFKEIATAVPGVRIGEHLPKVAKQMKEMAIVRSMATKEGDHGRARFVSLTGYAPQGAIQFPAIGSLVSHEFADPDTDLPGFVSIGGRANGGEAAIGGGFLGPRFSPLVVGGGRGRPGPAMGADDLKVPDLSLPADVSAASQTKRLDLLSGLERDFESGRGSPVADTLKAATDRAVRLMRPEAAAAFRLEDEKDTLRDTYGRTTFGQGCLLARRLVERGVSFVEVTLDGWDTHQNNFTSVERLCGNLDAAFSALLTDLKERGLLQDTLVVCQGEFGRTPKINGNTGRDHWPASWAAVMAGGGIKGGQVVGKTTKDGMAVDGDPTRTPDLIATVVKAVGIDPMKQNMSNVSRPIRIADPAAKPIKEIL from the coding sequence ATGTCCGGTTCATTCCGTCTGTCCCGCCGTGACTGGCTGCGCCTGGCGGCCGTCGGGGCTGTTGGAGTCTCGCAGTCGGGTTGGCTGCAAGCCCTGGCGGCCAACACCGCCGGGGCTCCGAAGCGGCACAAGTCCGTCATCCTTCTGTGGCTGAACGGCGGTCCCGCGACCATCGACTTGTGGGATCTCAAGCCCGGCCACGAGAACGGCGGCCCGTTCAAGGAAATCGCCACGGCCGTCCCCGGCGTTCGCATCGGTGAACACTTGCCGAAGGTCGCCAAACAGATGAAGGAGATGGCGATCGTCCGCTCCATGGCGACCAAGGAAGGAGATCACGGCCGGGCACGGTTCGTTAGCCTGACCGGGTATGCTCCCCAGGGCGCGATCCAGTTCCCGGCCATCGGGTCGTTGGTCTCCCACGAATTCGCCGACCCGGACACCGACCTGCCCGGCTTCGTCAGCATCGGCGGCCGGGCGAACGGGGGCGAGGCCGCGATCGGGGGCGGCTTCCTCGGGCCGCGGTTCTCGCCGCTCGTCGTCGGAGGCGGTCGGGGTCGTCCCGGACCGGCTATGGGAGCCGACGATCTCAAGGTGCCGGACTTGAGCCTCCCGGCCGACGTGTCTGCCGCGAGCCAGACGAAACGGCTCGATCTGCTCTCGGGGCTGGAAAGGGATTTTGAATCGGGCCGCGGTAGCCCGGTCGCGGACACCCTGAAAGCGGCCACCGACCGGGCCGTCCGGCTCATGCGACCGGAAGCGGCCGCCGCCTTCCGCCTCGAAGACGAGAAGGATACCCTTCGCGACACCTACGGCCGCACCACGTTCGGCCAGGGGTGTTTGCTCGCCCGTCGGCTGGTCGAGCGGGGAGTCTCGTTCGTCGAGGTGACGCTGGACGGCTGGGACACGCACCAGAACAACTTCACTTCCGTCGAACGGCTCTGCGGCAACCTCGACGCGGCGTTCTCCGCCCTCTTGACCGATCTCAAGGAGCGCGGGCTGCTTCAAGACACGCTCGTCGTCTGCCAGGGCGAATTCGGGCGCACGCCGAAGATCAACGGGAACACCGGTCGCGACCACTGGCCCGCGTCGTGGGCGGCCGTCATGGCCGGGGGCGGGATCAAGGGCGGGCAGGTGGTTGGGAAGACCACCAAGGACGGCATGGCGGTCGACGGCGACCCGACGCGGACGCCGGACCTGATCGCCACCGTGGTCAAGGCCGTCGGCATCGATCCGATGAAACAGAACATGTCGAACGTGAGCCGGCCCATCCGGATCGCCGACCCGGCCGCCAAGCCGATCAAGGAGATCCTGTGA
- a CDS encoding DUF1549 domain-containing protein, with protein sequence MRPCQRFLLLLAAALAVPMTAAAGDPPNPAALAARIDQRFATEWEKAGVRAAAPADDGTFLRRASLDLIGRVPTVAETHAFLADKSPDKRIKLIDRLIDSGGHTRHMATTWRRTWVPQADTPEFARLADEFEAWVAVRLQENTPYDRLVRELLTAPVAGDIPSAARRGAVTPASFFAASENKPENLAANATRAFLGVNLDCAQCHDHPFARWTRDQFWQTAAFFISSNTGKKGMTAAPQLSIPNTKRMVSAEIIDGTPVKWPDALAADTGRQLLAGWVTGKDNPYFARNVVNRLWAQMYGTALVEPLDDLSGETGSTGRHAELLGELANAFVASGYDLKYLTRALAQAKIYQLSATLPEGGTTDPQYFAKMPVRGLTGEQLYDSLRTAAGLPPERDDTGHGQGLDARKRFAAQFHIEWSVSAERSIVQALSMMNGRLTSDLTNPAKSPTLAGATDAPFLDTAGKIETLFVAVLGRKPTTKEAATMIAHVESKNGDTNRALADVFWALLNSTEFNTNH encoded by the coding sequence ATGAGACCGTGTCAGCGATTTCTGCTTTTGTTAGCTGCCGCGTTGGCCGTCCCGATGACGGCTGCCGCAGGCGACCCGCCGAATCCGGCCGCGTTGGCCGCCCGCATCGACCAACGGTTTGCAACCGAATGGGAGAAGGCTGGTGTCCGCGCCGCAGCCCCGGCGGACGACGGCACGTTCCTCCGCCGGGCATCCCTCGACCTCATCGGCCGCGTACCGACCGTTGCGGAAACGCATGCCTTCCTGGCCGACAAGTCGCCGGACAAGCGGATCAAGCTGATTGACCGCCTGATCGATTCCGGCGGCCACACCCGTCACATGGCGACGACCTGGCGGCGGACCTGGGTGCCCCAGGCCGACACCCCCGAGTTCGCCCGGCTCGCGGACGAGTTCGAGGCGTGGGTAGCGGTCCGGTTGCAGGAAAACACGCCTTACGATCGCCTGGTGCGGGAACTTCTGACCGCTCCCGTGGCCGGGGACATTCCGTCGGCCGCCCGCCGCGGGGCGGTCACGCCGGCGTCGTTCTTCGCCGCCAGCGAGAACAAACCCGAAAACCTCGCGGCCAACGCGACGCGGGCCTTCCTCGGCGTCAACCTCGACTGCGCCCAGTGCCACGACCACCCGTTCGCCCGCTGGACCCGCGACCAGTTCTGGCAGACGGCCGCGTTCTTCATCTCGTCGAATACCGGGAAGAAGGGGATGACGGCCGCGCCCCAACTCTCCATCCCGAATACCAAGCGGATGGTCTCGGCGGAGATCATCGACGGCACGCCGGTCAAATGGCCCGACGCCCTCGCGGCCGACACCGGCCGTCAACTCCTGGCCGGTTGGGTCACGGGCAAGGACAACCCGTACTTCGCCCGGAACGTGGTCAACCGCCTCTGGGCCCAGATGTACGGTACTGCTCTTGTCGAACCGCTCGACGACCTCAGCGGCGAGACCGGCAGCACCGGCCGACACGCGGAACTGCTCGGGGAGTTGGCCAACGCCTTCGTGGCCAGCGGTTACGACCTCAAGTACCTGACCCGGGCATTGGCCCAGGCCAAGATCTACCAACTCTCGGCCACGCTGCCGGAAGGCGGGACGACCGACCCGCAATACTTCGCCAAGATGCCGGTGCGCGGGCTCACCGGCGAGCAACTGTACGACAGCCTGCGGACCGCCGCCGGCCTGCCTCCCGAGCGGGACGACACGGGCCACGGCCAGGGGCTCGACGCCCGCAAACGGTTTGCCGCTCAATTCCACATTGAGTGGTCGGTTTCGGCCGAGCGGTCGATCGTTCAAGCCCTGTCGATGATGAACGGGCGACTCACGAGCGACCTGACAAACCCCGCGAAGAGCCCGACCCTCGCCGGCGCGACCGACGCCCCGTTCCTCGATACCGCGGGCAAGATCGAAACGCTGTTTGTCGCCGTCTTGGGCCGCAAGCCGACGACGAAAGAAGCGGCGACCATGATCGCCCATGTCGAGAGCAAGAACGGTGACACCAACCGGGCGCTGGCCGACGTGTTCTGGGCTCTCCTCAACAGCACCGAATTCAACACCAACCACTAA
- a CDS encoding DUF1559 domain-containing protein: MRTEMAPCFRAGFSRVELAIVVGMLGLVVGFVLPVVQAARADAARAQCQENLRKLGQGCLEFEKANGGFPPRRTGFQSGTKGGWGPYLLPHIGEADLAKSYSFKLDCYDPGNKAAVETQVKAFVCPASPPNRTLTMKSQASGKSENPDKDSLLTVNGGVNDYITSNGLLLPRGGYGLNTGLVDQMISNQRQAMTDDVYLPLAKITDGLGCTLLLIEQAGRPQTWRNGKQQGKDDLFGMTSNARGMWAGYGSIAFGPAARSDGNTPAHGDATDCSVNCNNQFGIYGFHANGANILMCDGSVRFVGDKLDGLTFALLTLRDDGRVLALDDF; encoded by the coding sequence ATGCGGACGGAAATGGCACCCTGCTTCCGGGCCGGATTTAGTCGGGTCGAATTAGCGATCGTCGTCGGCATGCTCGGTCTGGTCGTCGGCTTCGTCCTCCCGGTCGTGCAAGCCGCGCGGGCGGACGCCGCCCGGGCTCAGTGCCAGGAGAACCTGCGGAAACTCGGTCAAGGCTGCCTCGAATTCGAGAAAGCCAACGGCGGCTTCCCGCCCCGGCGGACGGGCTTCCAGAGCGGCACCAAGGGCGGCTGGGGGCCGTACCTCCTCCCGCACATCGGTGAGGCCGATCTGGCAAAAAGCTACAGCTTCAAACTCGACTGTTACGACCCGGGCAACAAGGCGGCCGTCGAGACGCAAGTGAAAGCCTTCGTCTGCCCGGCCTCCCCGCCGAACCGCACCTTGACGATGAAATCTCAAGCCTCGGGCAAGTCCGAGAATCCGGATAAAGACAGCCTCCTGACCGTGAACGGCGGCGTGAACGATTACATCACGTCGAATGGACTTCTCCTGCCGCGCGGCGGTTACGGCTTAAACACCGGTTTGGTCGACCAGATGATCTCGAACCAGCGGCAGGCTATGACCGACGACGTCTACCTGCCGCTTGCCAAGATCACCGACGGCCTTGGCTGCACGCTCCTGTTGATCGAACAAGCCGGCCGGCCCCAGACCTGGCGGAACGGGAAGCAACAAGGCAAGGACGACCTCTTCGGCATGACCTCGAACGCCCGCGGGATGTGGGCCGGGTACGGCTCGATCGCGTTCGGCCCCGCGGCCCGGTCGGACGGCAACACGCCGGCCCACGGCGACGCCACCGACTGCTCGGTGAACTGCAACAACCAGTTTGGCATCTACGGGTTCCACGCAAACGGAGCCAACATCCTGATGTGCGACGGTTCAGTTCGGTTCGTCGGTGACAAGCTCGACGGCTTGACGTTCGCCCTGTTGACCTTGCGCGACGACGGGCGCGTACTCGCTCTAGACGACTTCTAA
- a CDS encoding GlcG/HbpS family heme-binding protein — translation MSFRFAVATCLVAFVATGSVRGDDKPVPTGLVSKNRVQLNLAGAELIVAAAKEKAAASGWKMNVAVVDDGGHLLAFARMDGARPASVATAMTKAASAATFRQETGPLPPKGEPDLLLNLSLQNAAAANGGKLTSLKGGIPIVIDGQVVGAVGVAGGNGEQDTEVAKAGAEALLTAVGAKKP, via the coding sequence ATGTCGTTTCGGTTCGCGGTCGCTACCTGTCTCGTCGCCTTTGTTGCAACCGGGTCAGTCCGCGGCGATGATAAGCCGGTGCCCACCGGTCTCGTATCCAAAAATCGTGTCCAACTCAATCTGGCGGGTGCAGAACTGATCGTGGCCGCGGCCAAGGAGAAGGCGGCGGCGAGCGGTTGGAAGATGAACGTCGCCGTGGTGGACGATGGCGGGCATCTCCTCGCGTTCGCCCGGATGGACGGTGCCCGCCCCGCGAGCGTTGCCACGGCGATGACCAAGGCGGCCTCCGCGGCGACGTTCCGGCAGGAGACGGGGCCGCTGCCGCCGAAGGGCGAGCCCGACTTACTCCTGAACCTCAGCCTGCAAAACGCGGCCGCCGCGAACGGCGGCAAACTCACATCCCTCAAGGGCGGCATCCCCATCGTGATCGACGGCCAGGTGGTCGGGGCCGTCGGCGTGGCCGGTGGGAACGGCGAGCAGGATACCGAGGTCGCGAAAGCTGGAGCCGAAGCGTTGCTGACAGCGGTTGGTGCCAAGAAGCCGTAG
- a CDS encoding YidH family protein encodes MDAPPEDPRVRFAAERTLLAWVRTGLAMMGFGFVVARFGLFLKELSPAAGQPVGPTGPSMAIGVVFILIGVIVCLLSWWEYRTVLRRIDRREPYQPPIISLGSIIALALAALGVAMVAYLIQL; translated from the coding sequence ATGGACGCGCCGCCGGAAGATCCACGGGTTCGGTTCGCCGCGGAGCGAACACTCCTCGCCTGGGTCAGAACCGGGCTGGCGATGATGGGCTTCGGCTTTGTCGTCGCGCGGTTCGGGCTGTTTCTGAAAGAATTATCGCCGGCTGCCGGTCAACCAGTCGGGCCGACCGGTCCGTCGATGGCCATCGGCGTCGTGTTTATCCTGATCGGCGTAATTGTCTGTCTGCTCTCGTGGTGGGAATACCGGACCGTCCTTCGCCGGATCGACCGCCGGGAACCGTACCAGCCGCCGATCATTTCGCTCGGCTCGATCATTGCACTCGCTCTGGCCGCACTCGGAGTCGCGATGGTGGCTTACCTGATTCAGCTGTGA
- a CDS encoding MFS transporter, whose translation MSIILLLAAVNFTHIVDFVIIMPLGDRLMRELDISPSQFSWIVSTYGIAACVASILASSIVDRFDRKTVLLTSYAGFCVSTLLCGLSPNYVMVVAEAIRSLDASNLLNGRAPNYELLLVARGLAGMFGGLAAGAIMAVIGDTFAPERRGRATGAIMSAFAVASIFGLPIGLILANEYGRGAPFITLAVAGAAVWFLVWFRLPSMRGHMAGGYPRPTREFLLVALNPNHVKAFACTLAMVLGTFTIIPFLAPYMTANAGRRESDLPYIYGVAGVCTLVSMNVIGWLADRIGKPPVFYAMASMSVVMTLVVTNLPPVPLYGAIVVASLFMVSASGRMVPAQATIIGCAKPHERGAFVSQNTAVQHFATGLAPLISGLIMGHGEDKSLTGYPIVGLVAACFGIASLALFSLLKPAPGPQSVSQTPSAAEGEQTKSAQTDGGSTKSGPTEGTQTVEAEPVAAA comes from the coding sequence TTGAGTATCATCCTTCTCCTCGCGGCCGTAAACTTTACCCACATTGTTGACTTCGTGATCATCATGCCGCTCGGCGACCGGCTGATGCGCGAACTCGACATTTCCCCGAGCCAGTTTTCTTGGATCGTTTCCACTTACGGCATCGCGGCGTGCGTTGCCAGTATTTTGGCCAGTTCCATCGTGGACCGATTCGACCGAAAAACAGTTCTCTTGACGAGCTACGCCGGCTTTTGCGTCAGCACACTACTCTGCGGGCTCTCGCCGAACTATGTGATGGTCGTGGCCGAGGCCATTCGGTCTCTCGACGCGAGTAACCTTCTCAACGGACGAGCCCCGAACTACGAACTCTTGCTCGTGGCGCGAGGATTGGCCGGGATGTTCGGCGGGTTGGCGGCCGGGGCTATCATGGCCGTGATCGGGGACACGTTCGCGCCCGAGCGGCGCGGGCGGGCGACGGGCGCGATTATGTCCGCGTTCGCCGTGGCTTCGATTTTCGGCCTGCCGATCGGATTGATCCTGGCGAACGAGTACGGTCGCGGGGCTCCGTTTATCACCCTCGCGGTCGCCGGCGCGGCGGTCTGGTTCCTCGTTTGGTTCCGCTTGCCTAGCATGCGCGGGCACATGGCCGGCGGCTATCCGCGTCCCACGCGAGAGTTCCTTTTGGTGGCCCTGAACCCGAACCACGTCAAAGCCTTCGCGTGTACTCTGGCGATGGTCCTCGGGACGTTCACGATCATTCCGTTTCTCGCGCCGTACATGACCGCCAACGCGGGGCGGCGGGAAAGCGATTTGCCTTACATCTATGGCGTGGCTGGCGTTTGCACCCTGGTGAGCATGAACGTGATCGGCTGGCTCGCGGACCGGATCGGCAAGCCGCCGGTCTTTTATGCGATGGCCAGCATGTCGGTGGTGATGACCCTGGTCGTGACGAACCTGCCGCCCGTCCCGCTCTATGGGGCGATCGTCGTCGCGAGCCTGTTCATGGTGAGTGCGTCCGGTCGGATGGTGCCGGCGCAGGCCACGATTATCGGGTGCGCGAAACCCCACGAGCGCGGGGCGTTCGTCAGCCAGAACACGGCCGTCCAGCACTTCGCGACCGGCTTGGCGCCGTTGATTAGCGGCTTAATCATGGGCCACGGTGAGGATAAAAGCCTTACCGGCTACCCGATCGTTGGCCTGGTCGCGGCGTGCTTCGGGATCGCGTCGCTGGCCCTTTTCAGTCTGCTGAAGCCGGCTCCCGGTCCGCAGTCCGTATCGCAGACTCCTTCGGCTGCCGAAGGGGAGCAGACTAAAAGCGCGCAGACCGATGGCGGATCAACCAAGAGCGGGCCGACCGAAGGCACGCAAACGGTGGAAGCGGAGCCCGTGGCCGCGGCCTGA